A region of Ochotona princeps isolate mOchPri1 chromosome 2, mOchPri1.hap1, whole genome shotgun sequence DNA encodes the following proteins:
- the C2H1orf122 gene encoding uncharacterized protein C1orf122 homolog isoform X1, which produces MEWGPGSDWSRGEAAGVERGKAGLGLGGRPPPQPPRDERAQQLLDAVEQRQRQLLDTIAACEEMLRQLGRRRPEPPAGGNASAKPGAPSQPALSAKGGLPKDAGDGATEP; this is translated from the exons ATGGAATGGGGCCCGGGCTCAGACTGGTCACGGGG GGAGGCTGCCGGCGTGGAACGCGGGAAGGCGGGGCTGGGGCTCGGCGGGAGGCCACCCCCGCAGCCGCCCCGGGATGAGCGTGCCCAGCAGCTGCTGGACGCCGTGGAGCAGAGGCAGCGGCAGCTCCTGGACACCATCGCCGCCTGCGAGGAGATGCTGCGGCAGCTGGGCCGCCGGCGCCCGGAGCCGCCTGCTGGCGGG AACGCGTCAGCCAAACCCGGAGCGCCCTCCCAGCCAGCTCTGTCCGCCAAAGGTGGCCTTCCGAAGGATGCCGGTGATGGAGCCACGGAGCCCTGA
- the YRDC gene encoding threonylcarbamoyl-AMP synthase isoform X2, which translates to MCLARRGAELRATLAAVVGLSDGAAGSARGGRFLRPAAPEARLLRLPGGGGGAERAGWGSALRAAVAELRAGAVVAVPTDTLYGLACSASCSAALDAVYRLKGRSETKPLAVCLGRVADVYRYCHVQVPEQLLRDLLPGPVTLVMERTEELNRDLNPFTPEFQDLWPHLSLVIDGGQIGEGQSAECRLGSTVVDLSVPGKFGIIRPGCALESTTAILQQYGLLPAHGPCL; encoded by the exons ATGTGTCTGGCGCGTCGGGGCGCGGAGCTGAGGGCGACGCTGGCTGCCGTCGTGGGGCTGAGCGACGGCGCGGCGGGCTCGGCCCGTGGCGGCCGCTTCCTCCGGCCGGCGGCTCCGGAGGCCCGGCTGCTGCGGCtcccgggcggcggcggcggggccgaGCGCGCCGGCTGGGGCTCAGCGCTGCGGGCCGCCGTGGCCGAGCTCCGCGCCGGCGCCGTGGTGGCCGTCCCCACCGACACGCTGTACGGCCTGGCCTGCTCGGCCAGCTGCTCGGCGGCGCTGGACGCCGTGTACCGCCTCAAGGGCCGCAGCGAGACCAAGCCTCTGGCCGTGTGCCTGGGCCGCGTGGCCGACGTCTACAG GTACTGTCATGTGCAGGTCCCTGAGCAGCTCCTGCGAGACCTCTTGCCAGGACCGGTCACGTTGGTGATGGAACGCACGGAGGAGCTCAACAGGGACCTGAACCCCTTCACTCCC gaattccaagaccTCTGGCCTCATTTGTCCCTGGTCATCGATGGGGGCCAAATTGGAGAAGGCCAGAGTGCAGAGTGTCGCCTTGGCTCAACTGTGGTCGACTTGTCTGTGCCTGGAAAGTTTGGTATCATTCGCCCGGGCTG CGCCCTGGAGAGCACCACAGCCATCCTCCAGCAGTACGGGCTGCTCCCCGCACACGGACCATGCTTGTGA
- the MANEAL gene encoding glycoprotein endo-alpha-1,2-mannosidase-like protein isoform X2, whose protein sequence is MIMGSPRMTWCLPFSTPPISTTSRYGSHGAFYRYKNSMGKSLPLFYIYDSYLTSPEAWAHLLTPHGPHSIRNTPYDAVFIALLVEEGHTHDILAAGFDGMYTYFASNGFSFGSSHQNWKAVKNFCDANNLMFIPSVGPGYIDTSIRPWNNHNTRNRVNGKYYETALQAALTVRPEIVSITSFNEWHEGTQIEKAIPKKTPTRLYLDYLPHQPGLYLELTRRWAEHFVKEKEQWLM, encoded by the exons CTGGTGCCTGCCATTCTCAACACCGCCCATCAGTACAACATCCAG GTATGGCTCCCATGGTGCATTTTACCGCTATAAGAACAGCATGGGCAAGAGCCTCCCACTCTTCTACATCTACGATTCCTACCTGACGTCCCCAGAGGCCTGGGCCCACCTCCTGACGCCACACGGCCCCCACTCAATCCGCAACACACCCTATGACGCAGTCTTCATCGCGCTGCTGGTGGAGGAGGGCCACACCCATGACATCCTCGCCGCGGGATTTGACGGCATGTACACCTACTTTGCCTCCAATGGTTTCTCCTTTGGCTCCTCCCATCAGAACTGGAAGGCTGTGAAGAACTTCTGTGATGCCAACAATCTCATGTTCATTCCCAGCGTGGGGCCTGGCTACATAGATACCAGCATCCGGCCCTGGAACAACCACAACACCCGCAACAGGGTCAACGGCAAGTACTATGAGACGGCCCTGCAGGCGGCCCTGACTGTGCGCCCCGAGATCGTCTCCATCACCTCCTTCAACGAGTGGCACGAGGGCACCCAGATTGAGAAGGCCATTCCCAAGAAGACACCCACTCGCCTGTACTTGGACTACCTGCCTCACCAGCCTGGCCTCTATCTGGAGCTGACCCGTCGCTGGGCGGAGCACTTTGTCAAGGAGAAGGAGCAGTGGCTGATGTGA
- the YRDC gene encoding threonylcarbamoyl-AMP synthase isoform X1, which produces MCLARRGAELRATLAAVVGLSDGAAGSARGGRFLRPAAPEARLLRLPGGGGGAERAGWGSALRAAVAELRAGAVVAVPTDTLYGLACSASCSAALDAVYRLKGRSETKPLAVCLGRVADVYRYCHVQVPEQLLRDLLPGPVTLVMERTEELNRDLNPFTPLVGIRIPDHAFMQDLAQTFGGPLALTSANLSSQASSLRVEEFQDLWPHLSLVIDGGQIGEGQSAECRLGSTVVDLSVPGKFGIIRPGCALESTTAILQQYGLLPAHGPCL; this is translated from the exons ATGTGTCTGGCGCGTCGGGGCGCGGAGCTGAGGGCGACGCTGGCTGCCGTCGTGGGGCTGAGCGACGGCGCGGCGGGCTCGGCCCGTGGCGGCCGCTTCCTCCGGCCGGCGGCTCCGGAGGCCCGGCTGCTGCGGCtcccgggcggcggcggcggggccgaGCGCGCCGGCTGGGGCTCAGCGCTGCGGGCCGCCGTGGCCGAGCTCCGCGCCGGCGCCGTGGTGGCCGTCCCCACCGACACGCTGTACGGCCTGGCCTGCTCGGCCAGCTGCTCGGCGGCGCTGGACGCCGTGTACCGCCTCAAGGGCCGCAGCGAGACCAAGCCTCTGGCCGTGTGCCTGGGCCGCGTGGCCGACGTCTACAG GTACTGTCATGTGCAGGTCCCTGAGCAGCTCCTGCGAGACCTCTTGCCAGGACCGGTCACGTTGGTGATGGAACGCACGGAGGAGCTCAACAGGGACCTGAACCCCTTCACTCCC CTGGTGGGTATCCGGATTCCCGACCATGCTTTCATGCAGGACCTGGCCCAGACGTTCGGGGGCCCTCTCGCTCTCACCAGCGCCAACCTGAGCTCTCAGGCCAGTTCCCTGAGGGTCGAG gaattccaagaccTCTGGCCTCATTTGTCCCTGGTCATCGATGGGGGCCAAATTGGAGAAGGCCAGAGTGCAGAGTGTCGCCTTGGCTCAACTGTGGTCGACTTGTCTGTGCCTGGAAAGTTTGGTATCATTCGCCCGGGCTG CGCCCTGGAGAGCACCACAGCCATCCTCCAGCAGTACGGGCTGCTCCCCGCACACGGACCATGCTTGTGA
- the C2H1orf122 gene encoding uncharacterized protein C1orf122 homolog isoform X2, whose translation MLRQLGRRRPEPPAGGNASAKPGAPSQPALSAKGGLPKDAGDGATEP comes from the exons ATGCTGCGGCAGCTGGGCCGCCGGCGCCCGGAGCCGCCTGCTGGCGGG AACGCGTCAGCCAAACCCGGAGCGCCCTCCCAGCCAGCTCTGTCCGCCAAAGGTGGCCTTCCGAAGGATGCCGGTGATGGAGCCACGGAGCCCTGA